In Dehalococcoidia bacterium, a single genomic region encodes these proteins:
- a CDS encoding citramalate synthase has product MNIQLYDTTLRDGAQREGVSFTVEDKARVARKLDELGVHFIEGGWPGSNPKDTSFFKRMQGVLLLNSTLVAFGSTRRANTRAEEDTNLNALMETGLTVFTLVGKGSLEHVTRILKTSPEENLAMIARSEER; this is encoded by the coding sequence GTGAATATTCAGCTTTACGATACCACCTTGCGTGATGGCGCTCAGCGGGAGGGCGTATCCTTCACTGTAGAGGATAAGGCCCGGGTTGCCAGAAAGCTCGATGAGTTAGGGGTTCATTTCATCGAGGGGGGATGGCCGGGGTCCAATCCAAAGGATACCTCATTCTTCAAACGAATGCAGGGGGTCTTGTTATTGAATTCAACTCTGGTTGCTTTTGGCAGCACCCGTCGTGCCAATACCCGAGCAGAGGAAGATACTAATCTCAATGCGTTGATGGAGACAGGTCTCACCGTGTTCACTCTCGTGGGGAAGGGATCGCTGGAGCACGTCACCAGGATTCTGAAGACCAGCCCTGAGGAGAATCTGGCGATGATTGCCAGATCGGAAGAGCGTC